The Oreochromis niloticus isolate F11D_XX linkage group LG4, O_niloticus_UMD_NMBU, whole genome shotgun sequence DNA segment GTGTCCCTCACACTCCTTCAGTGATGACCTTATGGGACAccataaatgatttttttaaagtgaaaatttgcaaatgtaaataatataaAGTAACCGTAAAGCTATAGAATTTTTAACAATCCACAGAAACAACTGTAAAAACGCCCACATACAGTATCATAGCAGCATTTCTAATCAGTATTCCTCTCTGTGTGAACAGTGGTAACCGTTCCTGCAGCTGCTCTCTGCTGCAAGGATCACTGCCTGCTGAGTGTGTAGACATTAAATGTAACTGAtggtaaacacaaacacatgcggGCTTTCTCATTCGTCATCGATCAGCTTCTCCGCTCCGTTTTCCGCTTGTCTGCCAGCACTgcttcctcctccctctccgcctccctcttcctcctcgtcTTCGTCTGTGTAGGAGAACGGCTGGCTGCTGTAGTTGATCATTGTGCGGGAGAGGTCCACCTCGATGGGGAACACATCCGCCTCCTTCAGGACGGCGTAGCAGTCATTGTAGTAATGCGACATGCCCGAGACGAAGCGCTGCAGCTGGAACACGATGTCCTGAACTGGAGAcgaggaagaaagaaaacaaaagcaacatgTTGATGCTACTAAATCATCAGCATCTGTTAACAGGCCACGGAGGAAAGAGGAGGGAATAGCtaaaggtgaaaaaaagcaaGAGCAGACCGTGTTTCTGATCCAGCAGCTCTATCTTCTCCAGGACGTCTTTCCTCATTTTGGCAAAGCGGGCGCGGGCTTCCTGCCGACACCGAAGCACCAAACGGTACTCATAGTTACCAGTGCTCACGCGGTACAGAGGCTCCCCCATGGCCTGTCAGAAGAAAAATAGGATTTACTGATTCATAACAGACATGTTTTCAGCTGTGGAAATCCGAGGAAAGCTGCGCCTTATAGCCAGTTCTTCCCCAGAGTGCTTATTCGgaaaatgggagaaaaaaaacttgcaCTTGCTAAGTCTGCATCAGTGTGGTGAACTAAAGTTTGACTGTGAGCAGGAAGGATAGAGAGGCGGTCAAGCTGAGATGGTAAATATTTACACCTTTTAAAAAGAACACCTGTTATCACTGAGTCTGACTCTAATCTAACAACTGTGTACAAAACAGAACATGATTAAACGCAGTCATCTCAAGTAGCTTCATACTTCAAGGTACCATCCCTAATActacagagagagaaacataaTGATCTCATGATAATCAAAGATGGGCATCTATAGTTAGAGTCTGCAGATACAAATGTGATGTTTCGTCTTCttacagtcagtttttctaACGTTTTCAACATCTTTCTGCTTTAGAACGTTCAAAAAGTAGCAGGTTTTGGTTATATTTTTCCTGGGGTCAAATTTTTCCTCATAGAAGAATAATCTGACGCACTGAACAGGAAGAAAACGTTGCAATCAAAATGTCAGTTTTACATTAACTGTCAATATCATACTGATTTAATTAAATCGGTAAAAATTGTGACTCACAATGCTGCTGTATTCTTCATCATCCATTTCCTTCACCTTCAAGCAGTATGACTGAAAGACACAAAAAACCCATCCTGTTATTCAACCTACAGACTGACAGTGAACTTCAGTAAACAGAGTGACAGCACTGCAGGTCTCACCAGATATTCAAACTTCACATCCAGGTACTTGCGGATGGTGAGCTTGGTGTCTGGTATGGCCTTATTAAGGTACGTGTTCAGATCATGGAGCATCTGCACAACGAGAGAGACTTTAAAATCCAACATCCACTGGAAAACTGACATCTTACATAATAAATTTCACTCTGACAGATTTAAGGAACACAGTACAAAGTACACACAGACAGTATAAAagcctgactttttttttttacaaagctttgtttaaaatgaatgtttttaacTGATGTGTGCACTTTTAGTACAATGAATGACTCAAAGCATAAATTAACCCTCATAATGTCCTCCCGATTTCCATACAGCTGTTgtcctcaggggtcaaaaatgtccccacttcatttgagtgttttttaaagtataaagtataaattgtcaatcaattcagtgttacatcttagttttacttaagaccaacacattaacacaaaatttaccCAACATTACACATTTTAGGGCCACCAGACCTTGTTTACAAAAAATACACCCTGTTTTTTAAGcggaaataaaacaagaaaataaaatatttaattgtttagataattttgactatctgactaactacagagtgctgtatgttgaactttagtgaaaaatttgtttttgaaccatttaacatttttaaatggcagcacataatcacacctgtggtcctcaggggtcaaaaatgtccccacttcatttgactgttttttaaaatataaattataaattgtcaatcaattcagtgttacactttagttttacttaagaccaacacattaacacaaaatttacccaacattttacattttagggccaccagaccttgtttacataaagtacactgtgtttttgagcaaaaataaaatgagacaatgtaatatttaattttttagataattttgactatctgactaactacagagtgctgtatgttgaactttagtgagaaagttttttttgaagtgtttataatttttaaatggcagcacataatcacacctgtggtcctcaggggtcaaaaatgtccccacttcatttgagtgttttttaaagtataaattataaattgtcaatcaattcagtgttacaccttagttttacttaagaccaacacattaacacaaaatttaccCAACATTACACATTTAAGGGCCACCAGaccttgtttacataaagtacactgtgtttttgagcgaaaataaaatcagacaatgaaatatttaattgtttagataattttgactatctGACTAACTAAAGAATGCTGTATGTTGAACTTTAGtgaaaaaattttttttgaaccatttacatttttttaatggcagcacataatcacacctgtggtcctcaggggtcaaaaatgtccccacttcatttgactgtttttaaaatataaagtatacTTTGTCAATCAATTCAATGTTAcgtcttagttttacttaagaccaacacattaacacaaaatttacccaacattttacattttagggccaccagaccttgtttacataaagtacacTGTGTTTTCGAgtggaaacaaaacaagaaaataaaatatttaaaagttcagataattttgactatctGACTAACTACAGAGTGCTCTATGTTGAACTTTagtgaaaaagttttttttgaaccatttataatttttaaatggcagcacataatcacacctgtggtcctcaggggtcaaaaatgtccccaTCTGGTTTGATTGATACTTAATTACTATGAAGTGGATTTTTCCCccacttttaattaaaacttaATTCAAACAttctgacacattttttttattccatttcaAATTTAAGTCTGTTAAAAACctcataaaaatgaattttttctttgttttcgggtaaaaaataaatcaaatcatcaGTTATTGTGATTATCGTTTCACAACCAGAGTCAGTTGCTTTAGCAGATGATCACAGACGGGTTTATGTCAAAGTTAATTTagaaagctgtttttaaactaCTTCAAGTTTTTTACTGGCAGCAAATAATCACATCTGTTGTCCTCTGGGCTCAAAAATGACCCTGTTTGCTTTGACTGTTTATAAAGCCATAAGTATAAAAtatcatccatctctgtgtttcaaggttttattcaactttattcCAACTCATTACCTGACAGTTTTCTATATTTTGGCATGGTAGGAACACCAGGGCATGGGTCTGAGTGAAGGCAAACTTTCATGTCCATATTTGACACAAGTGCAGGAGGAAGCTCAGGTTTATTCCTCTGCACTGGTCCCATCATGGACAGCTTTCTTTTCTGCAGTTGCAGGCAAGGGTCATATTCAGTAAACAAGTTGTTACAggtgattgttttcttttggaaacCTGCAATGTTAGGGACAACTCGCGTGTCCTGACTGCAGGACAGACCGTTTGCCATCGTACACTAGCATGTTCCATGTACAGCTGGACCTGGCATGACATACTGCCATGTTTTTATCTCATAGGTTTACTTGGGATGTTCTGTTGGAATGGACAGAGTCCTCTGAACGGGACTTTGTGCTCATACAGTCACATCAGTATCAGGATCTTACATCACAGCAGGAGAAACACCCACTTGTTCCATACACCTCAAATGGGAGCGCGTTTGTGTCATGAAcgacagggctcgcaaaatcgctagcccaaCGTCGCGGAGCTAGTGATATCTCCAGTCGGGCGATCATATAGCCCGACGGGCGGGGCCCTGCACGATGATCATCTATTGTGTCTTTATCAAGAAATTATATCCTTTTTGCGCTTCTATGATTAATCTTGTGTCACCTTTAAAACTGCTCTACCAGACTCAGGATGTCATAAACTGGCCGTAGCGACTCCACTGGATGTAGAATCAACATACCCACATAAGACTACAGCTGCATTCgatccatttttttcccctcttgttGTCCCTCCTTGTTCGTCATTGAGTTAGCTGTAGAGCAGCTCATCTGCTAATTGGATGGTTGTTGGTTCAGTCTCTGTGTGCTCTAGTCTGGAGTTCTTACCaaggtgtccttgggcaagttaCTGAACCCCAACTtggtctctgatgcatccattggcaTGTGAACGTTAAAAAGCAGAATACAAGCAGAACACTGTGTATAATGCGTTCAGTGCTCGAGTAGAAAAGCCAATGAAGGAGTATGGGACCTGGCATATGTGCTTGGACTGTGATAGATTATCTTTCTCTGTGGCACATGAGAGAGTCATGCATCGTCTGTCATTGGGATGTTAGAAGACCAGATCAATGTTTCCTCACATTACTGCAAATATGCCTCTGTCTCAGCTGACTCCTCTTTCCTGCTTGATTCTTTGTCTTCATCATAATTGAAATGGATGATGTGCAGTCCTCTGACACATCTTCTATTCCAGTTTCACATTCTGAAAACTCAAGAAACTTCAAGAAGCCCAGTCACTTTCTTTCCAAGTTCCTCAGACTACAATGCCCTGGATGCCCAAGAACCTACTTGAACATAGTTCAGATTCTTCATCACTTTTCTTCACTTCATAGCCTTCTTCCACTTCTGCAGGTGGGTGATGTGCTTTTTCAGAGAAAGGGTAGCATGTGCTCTAAATATTGACAATATTTTCTATATCTTCTAACCCTGGATCTTCCTGAACATTGATTCTTCCTCCTCATTATACTAGAGGACAATATGTGCTTTGTCCTACTGGTCATTGCTTTGCACAACATGGTAAAAAAAAGTATGCTCATCAAAGTATGCAAATCTCTAGTGCAATGGAGGCTTGTGAGCATACTTTctgtgtatgtattattgtagggtctaccttacaatacgAAGCACTTTGATgcgactgttgttttgatttggcgcagtataaataacattttattgaataTAGAGCACCTGCCTCCTCATTGTGctgcctgttgttgttgttgttgtggttgttatgACCAGTGCTTGACCCCAAACATCAGTGATCCAAGATCAAAGATGTTTGATAGCAGTATGTTGTGAAAATACGGCCTTTTGCAACACTTTGTactttggggtcatttttgtccACGAGGACCACAGGTGTTATAAAATCGAATAAAAACcccataaataaatcaaattactTAAAACTTATTCCAATCATGCATAGTATAGTAATGAATAACTTCTGTTATTTTCAGACCATTTGatgaataaaaaacatatttttgataGCAAAAGATTTCTGTAGAGGACAAAAATGACCCGTGGACAACACAAGGGTTAAATCTGTACTTACAGGTTTGATGGTCTTTAGTAGCTGAATGCCGTATTTCTCAATGTTGCGGTGAGcatcagcaaacttcacaaaAGCCTCGCTGGCAGCAGCCTGGGGCTCTCGTACCCCGATGACAGAAAACACATCTCCAAATGCTGCAAAGGGACAAAACCAGAAACCTCTCAAATATAGCTACGAGCAAAGATCTGCTAAAgttagaaaacaaaaagtattAAATACAACTCCACCAGCAAGCAGACATTGTatgaaaacatgacatttttattcattttatggTCATGTTTCAACTAAAAGCTCCACCAAGTTTTAGCCTttattgaggaaaaaaacaacagcaaacttCCACTTGGGGTGAGAGTGGATTATTCCACTGGTGTAatactgtttttatcatttgtGATTTTGGATATAGTGACTGACCTCTGTGGGTTTGAGAAAGCTCAAAAAACGCCCTCAGTAGTCTTTTCGTGTGCTCCATCAGCCCTGCAACGCAAACAGAGAACAACAGGATCTCTGTGGATTAAAAGCTCTCTCATATCTGTGATTATGGAGTTTTCACACTACATGATTAACTTGTTTAGGTAAAGAATCTTATCATTCGTTACCTTTGTACAGCTCTGCCGTTTTCTCCAGCTCTTCCAGTCTTTTGACAAGTCCATCTGCAAAGTACAACGAGTTAAATCTAAGTAGATATGAACAAACCTGCAGTTACCATCCTAGCAGTCTTACCATTGCATAGAATAGCTCTACTGAGTCCAAGAGCATCCGCTGTTCCTGAGCTCAAATTCTCTACAAGTCGATGTTTGACTTTTTTCAGCACTGAAACATATAAAATATCAATGTTTAACACAAACTAACGCAGCAGTGAAAAAGATTTGTTGAGAATCTGAAAGAATGCAGTACACAGCACTGCAGTGCACGCTTCAAAGGAAGtaacataaacataaatacCTATGTCCAGAGACTTCCCCTGTTTTGGATCAGCCTGCAGCTTATTGTAGTGGATTACTGCCTCTCCCTGTGAAAATAGGATCAACAGTTAAATaacccaaataaataaatataaacatggGATGGTGAAAGGAAGAGCATCTATTGTAGCAGTACTAAATATAAGAAATAGAACTATGTGTTAGCTTTTGTTGAGATTATGCAAGAATGCAGTACAAAGCACTGCTATGCATGCTTCAAAGAAAGTAACATTTCACCTTAGTACATAAGTTAAAATTAATAATGTGCAACATTTATGGTGTTAAGTGTGAAATGTATTTTCAGTGACGGGCAGCAGCAACACCACCTAATCCTTTTAATCCCACACTGAACCCCATCTTTATCCCACCACGCAGGAAGTCATGGAATTTTTTGGGTTGTGAACAAAGGATGCCAAAAACAACAGCGCCACTATTCACCGGTGATGGTACGCCACATGCTACGGGCTATTGTCCCGACCTCTTCAGCACAGCTTAGCAAACCAGTGAAGTCACTCCTACAGTGTCCTGTCTGCAGTGGGAAGGTGGGCTTACACTCATATCTCACTAACT contains these protein-coding regions:
- the pick1 gene encoding PRKCA-binding protein, with amino-acid sequence MFTDMDYELEEDKLGIPTVPGTVTLKKDANNLIGISIGGGAQYCPCLYIVQVFDNTPAALDGTLAAGDEITGVNGKAVKGKTKVEVAKMIQAVQGEAVIHYNKLQADPKQGKSLDIVLKKVKHRLVENLSSGTADALGLSRAILCNDGLVKRLEELEKTAELYKGLMEHTKRLLRAFFELSQTHRAFGDVFSVIGVREPQAAASEAFVKFADAHRNIEKYGIQLLKTIKPMLHDLNTYLNKAIPDTKLTIRKYLDVKFEYLSYCLKVKEMDDEEYSSIAMGEPLYRVSTGNYEYRLVLRCRQEARARFAKMRKDVLEKIELLDQKHVQDIVFQLQRFVSGMSHYYNDCYAVLKEADVFPIEVDLSRTMINYSSQPFSYTDEDEEEEGGGEGGGSSAGRQAENGAEKLIDDE